The genomic window TGCCGCGCGGGACGGCAAGAATATAAGGGTCATTCAACAATAGATGAGCCCTTGTGTTGGAAGGCGCGCTGCGCCCGGCAGCACAGATCGCGATATCCAGTTCGCGGGCGCCGATCCGGGCCTGTATGGCATGGCTGGCGCCGGTCTCAAGGTGAAAGGCGCAGCTTTGCATCGTTTCGGCCAGGCGCGAGGTCAGGGTGGGTGTCACCTCATTCTCGAAATCCTCGATCACACCCATACGCAGGGAGGACAGACCGGACAGATCCAGCGCCACCACATCGCGTTGCCCCATGCGAAGCGCCGAAAGTGCTGTCTCGACCCGTTTGAGAAACAGCCGTCCTGCCGGTGTCAGGGTCATGGGCCGCCGGGAATGGTCAATCAGGTCAACCCCCAGAACCGCGTCCAGATTCTTCAACTGTTGCGAGACCGCGGGTGCGCTCATCCCCAGCCTGTCGGCGGCGCTGGCGACCGATCCGGTCTGCGCCAGCGCTTCAAACACCTCCAACCCCCGGATCGACACGCCTTTCAGGGTGCTTTCGCTCATCTTACGGCTCCCCGGTCATGCGTTGATGATCCGCTCCAGAAGGTCCTGTGGCACCGCCACCCCATTGGTCTCGGCCAGCGCCCGTGCCTTGCGACCCGGCAGGTCAATGCCCCTGGGCGTGGCGGTCAACCTGGCCATATGTGCCATAAATGCGCCGCCTGACAACGCCCCGGTCTCAATTGCGATACAACAATGCCCGCTCAGGGGTGGCGTGCCAAGAGGATCAATCGCAGCCACATCACGGCTTACCGGCACACCCGCCAGACAGGTGGCGCATATCTGTGCCATCAGGCCGATGTCAAATGCACCCGCTGTCGCCATTGCGCTGGCGGGCATGACAATGACGCGCGCATCGTGATGCGGGCCGCCGGGCACGCCAAGCGCGAACCGGGCCGGGCCCGCCATCGGGTCAGGCTCACCCAAAGCGGCGATCCGGGCGGGCGCGTTGGTGAAACACAGGCCCAGCATCCCGGCTTCGGCAATCCTTTCGGCAGGGTGCCCCGGAAAGCCGCAGCCATAGCCGTTGAAGACGGTCATTGCG from Rhodophyticola sp. CCM32 includes these protein-coding regions:
- a CDS encoding LysR family transcriptional regulator, encoding MSESTLKGVSIRGLEVFEALAQTGSVASAADRLGMSAPAVSQQLKNLDAVLGVDLIDHSRRPMTLTPAGRLFLKRVETALSALRMGQRDVVALDLSGLSSLRMGVIEDFENEVTPTLTSRLAETMQSCAFHLETGASHAIQARIGARELDIAICAAGRSAPSNTRAHLLLNDPYILAVPRGTNVSGGLDALSDMAFLRRDMNQIMGKQIEDYLGRHGWIPPQRFEMDSNQSISALVAGGQGWTITTPLSLLRAGRFAAGIEAHSLPDGGIARQIVLYASEDWTGDIPAQIARIARELIALHFITPGLTAMPWLAPEFVVLD
- a CDS encoding Ldh family oxidoreductase — its product is MSEILGLDDVEALTCDTLRRAGASDLAAGSVARAIRMAERDGLREHGLRQVPAYVEHLLCGTIAGRAEPELRHVKPAAIRVDAGAGFADPAMEAGFDALIKGADDQGMAAMTVFNGYGCGFPGHPAERIAEAGMLGLCFTNAPARIAALGEPDPMAGPARFALGVPGGPHHDARVIVMPASAMATAGAFDIGLMAQICATCLAGVPVSRDVAAIDPLGTPPLSGHCCIAIETGALSGGAFMAHMARLTATPRGIDLPGRKARALAETNGVAVPQDLLERIINA